Sequence from the Parvicella tangerina genome:
GCTACGGGTATAGTTCTAGATTTTCACTAGATTCCCTTTTAATGTCAAACAACTGTCTGACAACCGTAATTACGGTGCAAATGTATAAAAAAAAAGCCTTGGTTCAAAACCAAGGCTTTTTACACTATATACCTACAAAAGATGAAATAAGATATCTTTTACTTTGTAAAAGTCATATCTACTTCAACTACGATAATTGGATCAGGTGATTGACCTTTGTCATCTCCTGTCGCTTTTTCTGATTCAATTAGGAAGGGCATATTGAATGTCAACATGTCTAATGTGGTTGATCCTTCAAAAGTTACTTCGTCCTCAGAGAAAGCAGCAATTCCTTCCAGCGTCACGTCAGTCTTAATACCAATCAACTCAAGAGTACCCATAACTTTGTTCCCTTCAGAACCAGTAATGGTGAATTTCGCTGTTGGATAGATAGCAGTATTGAAAAAGGTTGAGTCTTGCAGATGACCTTCAAGCATTTGGTTGTACTCTGAGTCTCCTTCTTCATCTAGATTGAGGATATCAATATTGAATTCACCTCCTACAATTTTGTTATTGTCTACAACTAAATTTCCTGCAGTTGGAACAGTTCCAACGTGAACATATTCGTCATCCTTGTAATGCTTAGCTTTCCAGGTAATTGCAGAACCATCAACGGTATTGTAAGTGCCTGAAATAGACGCAGGAGCTTCGTTTTCACTTTCTACTCCCTCAGCTTCTCCTTCTTGTTGGCTTTCGCAACTCACCATGGTAAGAGCTGCAAAAGCGAATACGGTATAAAAAAATTTCTTCATTGTTATTTTTATTGATTTTAAATACGAAGCAAATATAGATAAACTTAATTGTCTAACAATATTTTTTTATAAAATATTTTACACGGAAACTAATTCCCTCTCATTCTATTGTACCAGGACCTAACATTTGACGCAGTTTCTGGACATGATGCTTCAACCCAAGTTAACGTTGCTTCTTCATTAGCTTGTTCAAGGGTTACATCTTCTTCAAGACCTTTTTGAAAGCATTCTGTAGCCTTTTTATGAGAGGTTGAATCAGTTGCATCATATTCAGTAAAGCAATCACAAAAGATATGGCCAAGCCTTTCTTCTGCGGGAAGATCTGCTTGCGGAGGTGCTTCTTTTGAACCGTTGGATTCCACATGATCTTCAGCAGAAACGTTGGAAGGGTTTGTCTTTCCAACTACACAGGAGACAAGAATCAAAAGGCTCAACAATGAACTTCCTATTCGAACAGAATATTTCATTTTAAAAAGTCAATAACTTGTCTACCATGTTTTTGCTGCCGACAATAAAAGGAACTCGTTGATGTAATTCAGTGGGCTGAATATCCATAATTCGTTGCTCTCCATCTGTTGCCTTACCTCCTGCTTGTTCTGCAATAAAAGCAAATGGATTACACTCGTAAAGTAGTCTTAATTTACCATTTGGAGCTTTAGCGGTTGATGGGTAGATATAAATTCCTCCTTTAAT
This genomic interval carries:
- a CDS encoding YceI family protein — encoded protein: MKKFFYTVFAFAALTMVSCESQQEGEAEGVESENEAPASISGTYNTVDGSAITWKAKHYKDDEYVHVGTVPTAGNLVVDNNKIVGGEFNIDILNLDEEGDSEYNQMLEGHLQDSTFFNTAIYPTAKFTITGSEGNKVMGTLELIGIKTDVTLEGIAAFSEDEVTFEGSTTLDMLTFNMPFLIESEKATGDDKGQSPDPIIVVEVDMTFTK